ATCCGGGGCCGCACCTGAGTTTATCCCTCCTGGGGGCCCTAAAACAGGGCCCAACGGCCGCAGGTGTGCCCGGTCAGGAAATGACGCCGTCCACCAGCGCCTTTGCCTCGGCTTGGACCTGCTTGAGGTGCTCCGCGCCCTTGAAGGACTCGGCATAGATTTTGTAAACGTCCTCGGTACCGGACGGACGGGCCGCGAACCAGGCGTTCTCCGTGACGACCTTAAGCCCGCCGATCGCCGCCCCGTTGCCCGGCGCCTCGGTCAGCTTGGCCGTGATTGTTTCACCTGCCAGTTCCGTGGCGGTAACGTCCGACGGCGACAGCTTGCCGAGTGCGGCCTTCTGCTCCCGGGTGGCCGCTGCGTCGATCCGTGCGTAGACCGGGTCGCCGAATTGTTCGGTGAGGCCCTGGTAGAGCTGCGACGGCGACTTGCCTGTCACCGCTGTGATCTCCGAGGCCAGCAGGGCCAGCAGGATGCCGTCCTTGTCCGTGGTCCACACGCTGCCGTCTTTTTTGTTGAACGATGCGCCGGCAGATTCCTCGCCGCCGAAGGCCCCCTCCCCGGACAGGAGCCCGGGGACGAACCATTTGAAACCGACCGGCACCTCAACCAGCTTGCGTCCCAGGCTTTCAGCCACCCGGTCGATGATGGATGAGGACACCAGCGTCTTGCCGATCACGGACTGCGGGTTCCAGCCGGTCCGGTGCCGGTACAGGTAGTCAATCGCAACGGCGAGATAGTGGTTCGGGTTCATCAGCCCGCCCTGTCCATCAACAGAGGGCGTCACGATGCCGTGCCGGTCGGCGTCGGCGTCATTTCCGGTGGCGACGTCGAAGGCAGCGGACCCGTCCGCACCAGCAGCCATCCTGTTGATCAGTGAGGCCATCGCCGACGGCGAGGAGCAGTCCATCCGGATCTTTTCATCCCAGTCGAGTGTCATAAAGGCCCACTGCGGGTCGACGGTGGGATTGACCACTGTGAGGTTCAGGTGGTGGCGTTCGCCGATCTCGCCCCAGTAGTCCACCGATGCGCCGCCCATCGGGTCGGCGCCGATCCGGACGCCCGCCTCCCGGATTGCATTGAGGTCCAGGACGGAGGGGAGATCGTCCACATAGCTGGACAGGAAGTCGAACTTGCCCGTGGTGCCGGCGCTCAGCGCCTCGGCGAGGGGAATCCGTTTAACGCCGCGCAGCCCGTTTTCCAGCAGTTCGTTGGCGCGGTTGGCGATCCAGCCGGTCGCGTCGGTGTCGGCAGGCCCGCCGTGCGGGGGGTTGTACTTAAACCCGCCGTCGCCGGGCGGGTTGTGGCTGGGGGTCACCACGATGCCATCAGCCTGGGGGGCGCCGGCGGCAGAGTTGTTGTTGTGCGTGAGGATCGCGTGGCTCAGCGCCGGGGTGGGTGTGTAGCCGTGCCGGGCGTCGATCAGCACGTGCACGCCGTTAGCCGCGAGCACCTCGAGGGCCGAATTCTGGGCTGGTTCGCTGAGCGCGTGGGTGTCCTTGGCCAGGTACAGGGGTCCGGTGATGCCCTGGCCTGCCCGGTACTCCACGATTGCCTGGGTGATGGCAAGGATGTGGGGTTCGTTGAAGGAGGCCTTCAGACTGGAGCCACGATGGCCGGAGGTGCCGAAGGCCACCCGTTGGCCCGGGTCCGTCAGATCGGGGGATACGTCGTAGTACGCATCCAGTAGCGCAGTGATGTCAACAAGGTCTTGGGGTTGGGCAACAGTGCCCGCGCGGCTAGCCATGGCACCAGCATGCCAGACCGAAGGGGCAGTCAACACGATTTCGGCGGATTGCGGCTCCTATGACGAAGAAATGGCCTGCCCGCGGAACAGCCCGGCGGTACTCTGGGTCCAGAGGCTTCAAGAGGGGAAATCCATGACCGAGCAGCCAAAACACGGCAACGGCGACACACCGGAGGGCTACGGTCCGGCGGCCACAGGGCAGGGACCGGGAGGGGGGCAGCACGGCTGGCCCGCCCCGGGCTACGGCCAGCCCGCCGCACCCTACGGCGCGCCCTATGCTGCGGCACCGCAACAGCCGGACGGGCAGCCTCCCTACGGTCCGCCCGCCCCGTACGGTCCGCCCGCCCCGTATGGGCAGGCCGGCCCGTATGGGCAGGCCGGCCCGTATGGGCAGGCCGGCGGCACGTTTAACGCCTACGGCCAGCCGGCATATTACGGGCTCCCCGCCGAACCCAAGGGCCTGAGCATTGCCAGCTTATGCTGCGGCATCGCCGCCCTTGTGGGGTTGGGATTTTTTATCCTGCCCCAGATTGCGGCCGTCATCCTGGGGCATCTGGCGCTGAGGCGCGAGCCCGGCGGAAAAGGCATGGCCATCGCCGGGCTTGTCCTGGGCTATGTGGGCATCGCCCTGACCGTCCTGGTGATCGTGATCATCTCGATCGTGGCCGGTAGTGTCCGCTACACCGGCGTTGCGGTCTGAAGTCCGGGCCAGCGGCCAACTAGGCCGTCAGCGCCGCCACCAGCGCGTCGGCGTTGGCTTCGAGCCACGCCGCGCGGCGGCCGATCAGCTCACCCACGCCGTCGTTCCACATCCGGGCCCAGCCGCCGCCGAGTGCCGCGGCGTTGTGCCGCATCCGTTCACGGCTCAGTGCCATGGCCTCGATGCCGACGGCCGGCAACCGCCCTCGTTCGCCGTCATCCCAGCCGTAGGCGTCGGCGAAGAGCCGGAGTCGACGGAACGGGTCTGTGCACTCCCAACCTGGCCAGAGGTCGGCCGGGTCGTGGAGCGGTGTCCAGTGCATCGCCGTATTAAAGGAATCCTTAAAGGCCGTTGAGGGCCCGGCAAGGTCGAAGTCCACCAGGCCCACCGCCACCCCGCCGCGGACCACAACATTTTGCGGCGTCACATCCAAGTGGCACACCAAGGTGCGCCCGGCGCTGTCCGGACTGTCCGGCCGGACGGCTTTGGGCGGGAACGGGTGTTCCCTCGGGATGTAGCCGGACGAGGCCGTATGCAGTCGGCGCAGCATCCGGGCCACGGACACCAGCAGTTCCTCGGACTGCACCCATAACTCCGGAACGGACCCCGCGCACTGCCCGGGCACAAAGGTCAGGACGTCCCTGCCGGCCGCATCCCGGCCCAGGAACCGCGGCGAGGCGTCGAATTCCGCGTCTTCGAGCCAATCGAGGTATGCCGCGACGGCCAGTGACTGCGGCTGGTGCGGGCGGCGGATGGTTCCGCCCACCCGCACCACGCCGTCGGTGACATCGCCCGCCGGCATCAGTTCGACGTCGGACGCCTCGCCGGGGGCGGGGATGTAGACGCGGGACTCAATTGACGGGCGATGCCTGGAGCTCATCGGCTCAGCGTACGCCGCCCATTAGCTTCTTGATCGCCGGCGAGGCAGCTGCCATGCCAACGGCCAGCAGCATGGCGGTCCCGCCGATGCCGATGAAGTACGGAAGTTCATCCTCCGGGTTGTACAAGCCGGCCAAAATGCCCGCCAGGGTGGTGCCCAGGGACACCGAGAGGAAGAACAGCGCCACCATCTGCGTGTGGAAGGCCTTGGGCGCCAGTTTTGTGGTTACCGACAGGCCGATGGGCGAAAGGAACAGTTCCGCGAGGGTAAAGAGGAACAGGATTCCCACAAGTGCCAGGAGCGGAGTTTTGCCTTCCCCAGCCAACGGAATAAAGGCCAGGAAGGCCAGCCCCATCACAAAGAGGCCGATCGAGAACTTCAGTGCCGAGCCGGGCTGCCTGCGGCCCAGCCGAGTCCAGAGTGCGGCCATAATACCGGCGAAGATGATGATAAACACCGGGTTGATGGACTGCACCCAGGCGGCCGGCATTTCCCAGCCGAACAGGTTGCGGTCCAGCTTCTCCTCCGAGTACACGGCGATGAAGGTGAACTGCTGCTGGAAGAGGGCCCAGAACGCGGCCGAGGCGATGTACAGCGGGATGAATGCCGCCACGCGCCGGCGTTCGGTGCCGTCCACCTTTTTGCTGCTGAAGATCAGGATGAAGTACAGCACCGAGGCGCCGATTGCGGCGTAGGCCATGGACATGGCAAGGTTTTGCGCGTTCACAGCGCCGGTGGCGAGCAGCGCAGCTATGACGGCGGCAATGCCGGCGAAGACTATGCCGTACTTGGTGCGCTCCGCAGCGGGCAGCGGGTTGGCCACACGCTGGGATTCCTCGGGCAGCTTCTTGCGGCCCAGGGCGTAGACGCCGAGGCCCAATGCCATCCCGACGGCGGCGGCGCCGAAGCCCCAATGGAATCCCTGGCTTTCCTGCAGCCAGCCTGTGACCAGCGGGCCGATCAGGGCGCCGGCGTTGATGCCCATGTAGAAGATAGAGAAGCCGGCGTCGCGGCGTTCGTCCTTCTCCCGGTAGAGACTGCCAACCAGCGCGGTGGCATTGGCCTTCAGGCCGCCGGAACCGACACCCACCAGCACGAGGCCGGCGATGAGGCCGGGAATGCCGGGGACCAGGGCCAGGGCGATGTGCCCGGCCATAATCATCACGGCGGAGCCGAACAGTACCCGCTCCGAACCGAAGAGCCGGTCCGCGAGCCAGGCGCCGAGGATGGTGGAGAGGTACACCCCGCCGCCGTAGGCGCCGACGAGGCTGGCGGCGAGGCCCTGTTCAATCTCCAGGCCGCCCTGGGCAGCCGTGAAGTACATGTAGTAGAGGAGGATGCCTTGCATTCCGTAGAAGGAGAAGCGCTCCCACATTTCTACGGAGAAGAGGCTGGCCAGCATCTTTGGGTGGCCAAAAAAGGAGGTATCGCCCGGCGTTGTAGCGGGGGGATCAGTTAAATGAGTTGTGCTCATTTACTTAATGCTGACAGTGTGTCGCGGGATTGTCACATTCGCGGCGCCCCGGGGCAAGTCATTTCGGGGTGCGCTGTCACTGGATGACGTTTCCGATGCGGCGTTTGGGACCCGGTAGCCTCACCCGGTGGGAACGGCGGGTGGGGGCAGGCTACCCGGCGTCGAACATGATGACTTGGCGGACCGCTTTTCCGTCGGCCAGCTGGTCCATGGCCTGGTTGATGTCCGCCAGTGCGATGCGGGACGAAATCAGCCCCTCGACCGGCAGTTTTCCTTCCCGCCAGAGCTGGGCGTACTTCGGAATATCCCGGGACGGCACTGCTGAGCCAAGGTAGCTGCCGACGATGGTCCGGGCCTCCGCCGTGATGGTCAGGGGCGAGATCTGGGCGCGCGCGTCCGGGTGCGGCAGGCCCGCGGTGATGGTGGTGCCGCCCACAGCGGTGGCGGCGAAGGCGGTCTCGAAGGCGCGCGGGTTACCGGCGCATTCGATCACGTACCGGGCCTTGATGCCCTCCGCCAGGACCTGCTGCGGGGTGTAGGTCTCGTGGGCGCCCAGACGGCGGGCGTGTTCGAGCTTTTCCTCGAGCGTGTCCACGGCGACGATCCGCGAGACCCCCTGCGAAACCGCGGTGATCAGCGCGGCCATACCAACGCCTCCGAGCCCCACGATCATCACACTGTCCTGCGGCCGGGGCCGGGCCGCGTTCAGCACCGCACCGCCGCCGGTCAGCACGGCGCAGCCGAGGACGGCGGCGACGTCCGCCGGGATGTCATCATCGACCGGGACGGCCGAGGCGCGGTCCACAACGGCGTGGGTGGCGAAGCCGGAGACGCCCAGGTGGTGGTAGATCTTTTCGCCGCCGCGGCCCAACCGCATCGATCCGTGCAGGAGGGTACCTTCGCCGTTGCTCCTGGAACCAGCGGTGCAGGGGAGCCGCCCATCTTCCCCGCAATTCGGGCACCGTTCGCAGCGGGGCAGGAAGGACATCACAACACGCTGGCCGGGCGCCAGGTCCTTGACCTCCGAGCCGACCTCGACGACGCGTCCCGCAGCCTCATGCCCCAGCAGCATCGGCACCGGGCGCACCCGGTTCCCGTCCACAACGCTCAGATCCGAGTGGCAGATGCCGGCGGCTTCGATCTTCACCAGGACCTCGGTGGGCCCCGGACCGTCCAGCTCCAGCTCGGAGATGGTGATGGGCTTGGAGTCAGCGAAAGGGCGGGGGCGCCCGATTTCCTCGAGTACAGCACCGGTGATCTTCATTGTTCCCTTTCAGTTGGGAGCCTTCAGAGAGTGGACATGTCCTGGCGTTGACCAGCTCCACCGTATCGGCCGCGTCCGCGGAAATCATCCCGGCTCATCCCGGCGGGAGGCTAGAAGCCCAGCTGTGTGGCAAGTTGCAGCAGCAGGGCCTCGGAGCCCATCGGCCCGATCAGCTGGATTCCCATCGGCAGCCCCGAGCCGGCCGCGCCGCCGGTCCAGTGCACCGGAAGGGTGATCGCGGGCAGCCCGCATACGTTTACCATCGAGGACCACGGTGCATACTCGCACTGCTTGCGGTAGTCGCCGTCAGCGTCTCCGGCCCATTCGGCCGCTGGCCAGTAGCCGTTGCCGTGGGCAGTTCCGGTGAACCAGCCAACCGGACGGGGGGTCTGGGCCAACGCCGGCGTCAGGATAAGGTCCCAGCCGGTGTATTGGGCGAT
This genomic window from Arthrobacter sp. EM1 contains:
- the pgm gene encoding phosphoglucomutase (alpha-D-glucose-1,6-bisphosphate-dependent), which translates into the protein MASRAGTVAQPQDLVDITALLDAYYDVSPDLTDPGQRVAFGTSGHRGSSLKASFNEPHILAITQAIVEYRAGQGITGPLYLAKDTHALSEPAQNSALEVLAANGVHVLIDARHGYTPTPALSHAILTHNNNSAAGAPQADGIVVTPSHNPPGDGGFKYNPPHGGPADTDATGWIANRANELLENGLRGVKRIPLAEALSAGTTGKFDFLSSYVDDLPSVLDLNAIREAGVRIGADPMGGASVDYWGEIGERHHLNLTVVNPTVDPQWAFMTLDWDEKIRMDCSSPSAMASLINRMAAGADGSAAFDVATGNDADADRHGIVTPSVDGQGGLMNPNHYLAVAIDYLYRHRTGWNPQSVIGKTLVSSSIIDRVAESLGRKLVEVPVGFKWFVPGLLSGEGAFGGEESAGASFNKKDGSVWTTDKDGILLALLASEITAVTGKSPSQLYQGLTEQFGDPVYARIDAAATREQKAALGKLSPSDVTATELAGETITAKLTEAPGNGAAIGGLKVVTENAWFAARPSGTEDVYKIYAESFKGAEHLKQVQAEAKALVDGVIS
- a CDS encoding DUF4190 domain-containing protein, encoding MTEQPKHGNGDTPEGYGPAATGQGPGGGQHGWPAPGYGQPAAPYGAPYAAAPQQPDGQPPYGPPAPYGPPAPYGQAGPYGQAGPYGQAGGTFNAYGQPAYYGLPAEPKGLSIASLCCGIAALVGLGFFILPQIAAVILGHLALRREPGGKGMAIAGLVLGYVGIALTVLVIVIISIVAGSVRYTGVAV
- a CDS encoding phosphotransferase, which translates into the protein MSSRHRPSIESRVYIPAPGEASDVELMPAGDVTDGVVRVGGTIRRPHQPQSLAVAAYLDWLEDAEFDASPRFLGRDAAGRDVLTFVPGQCAGSVPELWVQSEELLVSVARMLRRLHTASSGYIPREHPFPPKAVRPDSPDSAGRTLVCHLDVTPQNVVVRGGVAVGLVDFDLAGPSTAFKDSFNTAMHWTPLHDPADLWPGWECTDPFRRLRLFADAYGWDDGERGRLPAVGIEAMALSRERMRHNAAALGGGWARMWNDGVGELIGRRAAWLEANADALVAALTA
- a CDS encoding peptide MFS transporter, encoding MSTTHLTDPPATTPGDTSFFGHPKMLASLFSVEMWERFSFYGMQGILLYYMYFTAAQGGLEIEQGLAASLVGAYGGGVYLSTILGAWLADRLFGSERVLFGSAVMIMAGHIALALVPGIPGLIAGLVLVGVGSGGLKANATALVGSLYREKDERRDAGFSIFYMGINAGALIGPLVTGWLQESQGFHWGFGAAAVGMALGLGVYALGRKKLPEESQRVANPLPAAERTKYGIVFAGIAAVIAALLATGAVNAQNLAMSMAYAAIGASVLYFILIFSSKKVDGTERRRVAAFIPLYIASAAFWALFQQQFTFIAVYSEEKLDRNLFGWEMPAAWVQSINPVFIIIFAGIMAALWTRLGRRQPGSALKFSIGLFVMGLAFLAFIPLAGEGKTPLLALVGILFLFTLAELFLSPIGLSVTTKLAPKAFHTQMVALFFLSVSLGTTLAGILAGLYNPEDELPYFIGIGGTAMLLAVGMAAASPAIKKLMGGVR
- a CDS encoding alcohol dehydrogenase catalytic domain-containing protein — translated: MKITGAVLEEIGRPRPFADSKPITISELELDGPGPTEVLVKIEAAGICHSDLSVVDGNRVRPVPMLLGHEAAGRVVEVGSEVKDLAPGQRVVMSFLPRCERCPNCGEDGRLPCTAGSRSNGEGTLLHGSMRLGRGGEKIYHHLGVSGFATHAVVDRASAVPVDDDIPADVAAVLGCAVLTGGGAVLNAARPRPQDSVMIVGLGGVGMAALITAVSQGVSRIVAVDTLEEKLEHARRLGAHETYTPQQVLAEGIKARYVIECAGNPRAFETAFAATAVGGTTITAGLPHPDARAQISPLTITAEARTIVGSYLGSAVPSRDIPKYAQLWREGKLPVEGLISSRIALADINQAMDQLADGKAVRQVIMFDAG